A genomic stretch from Pseudomonas alkylphenolica includes:
- a CDS encoding ABC transporter ATP-binding protein — protein sequence MGGIFLRLINSSDPQLMRHALAWLYGFVRPHRRAIAVLLGLSLAASLLVLVQPWLVKTLIDQGLLAKDFQVLWQVALVMIAVGVVGMLLAGINRYLHTRLSGRILFALRDDLYRHLQQLSPAFYGRKRIGDILSRLDGDVAEIQRFAVDSLFAAVSSVIGLIGAVTLMLMLSWQLSLLLALLIPIEVLWLRWMRRKVEREVRSLRERSADVSSFLVETLPAMKFIQAAGQQRRESERLEHLGQGYMSQLLRVQVTEFFTQAVPGTLTSLCRACAFLVGGYWVIQGTWQLGALIAFSTYLGMAVGPVQSLLGLYVAVQRMAVSLGRVMELQQEPVGVHQATAPLPMPQGPGELRLESVHFAHEQRLGRVLGGVDICIPAGVKVAISGASGVGKSTLIDLLQRFYDPEQGRILLDGADLRDLDLLALRKSIAVVSQDIVLFRGTLAQNLAYSVPEASREALEQVVRLTRLESLVEALPLGLDGQLGERGQQLSGGQKQRIAIARALLQDPRVLVLDEATSAVDEATEREVIAAIDQLFAGRTRILISHRTSTLADADLHLHLEDGRLQAVWQEPLRHGR from the coding sequence ATGGGTGGTATTTTTCTCAGGCTGATCAACAGCTCCGACCCGCAGCTGATGCGCCACGCGCTGGCCTGGTTGTACGGCTTCGTGCGCCCGCACCGGCGAGCGATCGCCGTGTTGCTCGGGCTGTCCCTGGCGGCTTCGCTGCTGGTGCTGGTGCAACCCTGGCTGGTCAAAACCCTGATCGACCAAGGCCTGCTGGCCAAGGACTTCCAGGTGCTCTGGCAGGTGGCGCTGGTCATGATCGCCGTCGGGGTTGTCGGCATGCTGCTGGCGGGCATCAACCGCTACCTGCATACACGCTTGTCAGGACGCATTCTGTTTGCCCTGCGCGATGACCTGTATCGCCACTTGCAGCAGCTGTCGCCGGCGTTCTACGGGCGTAAGCGTATCGGTGACATTCTTTCGCGGCTCGATGGCGATGTTGCCGAGATCCAGCGCTTTGCAGTGGACTCGCTGTTCGCGGCGGTTTCCAGTGTGATTGGCCTGATCGGCGCGGTGACCCTGATGCTCATGCTGTCCTGGCAACTGTCGTTGTTGCTGGCGTTGCTGATTCCCATCGAAGTGCTCTGGTTGCGCTGGATGCGCCGCAAGGTTGAACGTGAGGTGCGCAGCTTGCGCGAGCGTTCTGCCGATGTATCGTCGTTTCTGGTCGAGACCCTGCCGGCAATGAAATTCATCCAGGCGGCCGGGCAGCAGCGCCGTGAATCCGAACGCCTGGAGCACCTGGGGCAGGGCTACATGAGCCAGTTGCTGCGGGTGCAGGTCACTGAGTTCTTCACCCAGGCGGTGCCGGGTACGCTGACCTCGCTGTGTCGCGCCTGCGCTTTTCTGGTCGGCGGCTACTGGGTGATTCAGGGTACCTGGCAACTGGGCGCACTGATCGCGTTCTCCACCTACCTGGGCATGGCGGTCGGGCCGGTACAGAGCCTGCTCGGCCTGTACGTGGCGGTGCAGCGCATGGCTGTGAGTCTCGGGCGGGTGATGGAATTGCAGCAGGAGCCGGTTGGCGTGCACCAGGCGACAGCGCCGCTGCCCATGCCGCAAGGGCCTGGGGAGTTGCGCCTGGAGTCTGTGCATTTCGCTCATGAGCAGCGTCTGGGCAGGGTGCTGGGTGGCGTCGATATCTGCATACCGGCAGGGGTGAAGGTGGCGATCAGCGGCGCGTCAGGTGTTGGCAAGTCGACCCTGATCGATCTGCTACAGCGCTTTTATGACCCTGAGCAGGGGCGCATCCTGCTCGATGGCGCCGACCTGCGTGACCTGGATCTGCTGGCCCTACGCAAGTCCATAGCCGTGGTCAGCCAGGACATCGTACTGTTTCGCGGCACCCTGGCGCAGAACCTGGCCTACAGTGTGCCCGAGGCCAGCCGCGAGGCGCTTGAACAGGTGGTGCGCCTGACTCGCCTGGAATCACTGGTCGAGGCCTTGCCGCTTGGTCTGGACGGTCAATTGGGCGAACGTGGCCAGCAACTGTCTGGCGGGCAGAAACAGCGCATCGCCATAGCCCGCGCCTTGCTTCAGGATCCACGGGTGCTGGTGCTCGACGAAGCGACATCGGCGGTGGACGAGGCAACCGAGCGCGAAGTGATCGCCGCCATCGACCAGCTGTTCGCCGGGCGCACGCGAATTCTCATCAGCCACCGCACCAGTACCCTGGCCGACGCCGACCTGCACCTGCACCTTGAAGACGGCCGCTTGCAAGCGGTCTGGCAGGAGCCACTGCGCCATGGCCGATGA
- the qhpE gene encoding subtilisin-like serine protease QhpE gives MADELCVGVIDSGCSVQQTRYLTGGRRFWLEQGTLGEGELQADALGHGSAVLERLLAQTDGLSVKVAQVFDSRGATSVLQVSAALLWLVEQGVSLVNLSLGLAQDRTVLRQACAVAVEAGVLLCASSPARGGPVYPASYPGVLRITGDARCAAGQWSWLDTAQADFGAAVGEGAGSAGASLACAALSGQIAAYLHQHRRATREQVLAYLRENAAFFGPERRGGGHA, from the coding sequence ATGGCCGATGAACTGTGCGTGGGGGTGATCGATAGCGGCTGTTCTGTGCAGCAGACCCGCTATCTGACCGGCGGGCGGCGCTTCTGGCTGGAGCAGGGAACGCTGGGCGAAGGCGAGTTGCAGGCCGATGCCCTCGGCCATGGCAGTGCGGTGCTTGAACGCCTGCTGGCGCAGACCGATGGGCTGTCGGTAAAGGTGGCCCAGGTGTTCGACAGCCGGGGGGCGACCTCGGTATTGCAAGTCAGTGCGGCGTTGCTGTGGCTGGTGGAGCAAGGCGTGAGCCTGGTCAATCTGAGCCTGGGCCTGGCGCAGGATCGAACGGTTCTGCGCCAGGCCTGCGCCGTAGCAGTGGAAGCTGGTGTGCTGCTCTGTGCGTCCAGCCCCGCGCGCGGAGGGCCGGTGTATCCGGCCAGCTATCCGGGCGTGCTGCGCATCACTGGCGATGCCCGCTGTGCAGCGGGGCAGTGGTCGTGGCTGGACACCGCGCAGGCAGACTTTGGCGCGGCGGTCGGCGAGGGCGCAGGATCTGCCGGTGCGAGCCTGGCCTGTGCAGCCCTGAGCGGGCAGATTGCGGCCTATCTACACCAGCATCGGCGGGCGACACGCGAGCAGGTGCTGGCGTACCTGCGCGAAAATGCCGCCTTCTTCGGCCCTGAGCGCCGTGGAGGCGGGCATGCCTGA